Proteins from a genomic interval of Maylandia zebra isolate NMK-2024a linkage group LG15, Mzebra_GT3a, whole genome shotgun sequence:
- the LOC101486653 gene encoding uncharacterized protein LOC101486653 isoform X2, with translation MDVSTSSNSQISTLHSDPLCGSCPSSGSAPQANSLWPSLSPSGAGFPTWPGQATQPAPCWTGQPNTPCWPGMQPAPVSVPTSIPLQSPTQVITPPPAPTTTVVPAPTAVQPCQPCWPGIQYQPPQPPAPIQVQVPNPTPTPVPVPAPAPSIHPNVPGWPANPGWPYNPGQSGWPGQNPSIMPPHWLPPTSGPLSVPYNLNLARGVYDKMMMTILGYVKPNAKMFTVNFLRGNDIAFHINPRFNEAGKQVLVRNHKLGERWGAEERDLKGPFPFALGSPFEASKKWKGLESRLCRRVLDKGAAMLQGGSWR, from the exons ATGGATGTAAGTACTTCATCAAATTCTCAGATCTCTACTCTG cATTCTGATCCTCTGTGTGGCAGCTGCCCGTCCTCTGGTTCTGCCCCACAGGCTAACAGCCTTTGGCCCAGCCTGTCACCTTCTGGAGCTGGATTCCCCACTTGGCCAGGACAGGCCACTCAACCCGCACCGTGCTGGACAGGCCAGCCAAACACACCCTGCTGGCCTGGGATGCAACCAGCTCCAGTCTCTGTCCCCACTTCAATTCCACTCCAATCTCCCACTCAAGTCATAACACCACCTCCTGCGCCAACCACAACTGTAGTTCCAGCTCCAACTGCAGTGCAGCCCTGTCAGCCTTGCTGGCCAGGCATCCAGTACCAGCCTCCTCAGCCACCAGCTCCAATTCAAGTTCAAGTCCCAAATCCAACTCCAACTCCAGTTCCAGTGCCTGCACCTGCTCCCAGCATCCATCCAAATGTACCAGGCTGGCCTGCAAATCCCGGCTGGCCCTATAACCCGGGACAATCAGGATGGCCTGGGCAGAATCCATCCATCATGCCTCCCCACTGGCTCCCACCCACATCTGGACCTCTA AGCGTGCCATACAACTTGAACCTGGCCCGAGGGGtgtatgacaaaatgatgaTGACGATCTTGGGCTATGTGAAACCTAACGCTAAAAT GTTCACAGTGAACTTCCTGAGAGGCAACGACATCGCCTTTCACATCAACCCCCGCTTCAACGAGGCGGGCAAGCAGGTGCTTGTCCGCAACCACAAACTGGGTGAACGCTGGGGTGCCGAAGAGAGAGACCTGAAGGGTCCCTTCCCTTTTGCGCTTGGGAGCCCTTTTGAG GCCTCGAAAAAATGGAAAGGGTTGGAAAGTCGTTTGTGCAGGCGGGTCCTAGATAAGGGAGCTGCTATGCTGCAGGGAGGCTCCTGGAG ATGA
- the LOC101486653 gene encoding galectin-9 isoform X1 has product MDVSTSSNSQISTLHSDPLCGSCPSSGSAPQANSLWPSLSPSGAGFPTWPGQATQPAPCWTGQPNTPCWPGMQPAPVSVPTSIPLQSPTQVITPPPAPTTTVVPAPTAVQPCQPCWPGIQYQPPQPPAPIQVQVPNPTPTPVPVPAPAPSIHPNVPGWPANPGWPYNPGQSGWPGQNPSIMPPHWLPPTSGPLSVPYNLNLARGVYDKMMMTILGYVKPNAKMFTVNFLRGNDIAFHINPRFNEAGKQVLVRNHKLGERWGAEERDLKGPFPFALGSPFEMKILCTPETFRVAVNNIPLFEFRHRIRELNQIDRINILHDVVLTYVNVETLP; this is encoded by the exons ATGGATGTAAGTACTTCATCAAATTCTCAGATCTCTACTCTG cATTCTGATCCTCTGTGTGGCAGCTGCCCGTCCTCTGGTTCTGCCCCACAGGCTAACAGCCTTTGGCCCAGCCTGTCACCTTCTGGAGCTGGATTCCCCACTTGGCCAGGACAGGCCACTCAACCCGCACCGTGCTGGACAGGCCAGCCAAACACACCCTGCTGGCCTGGGATGCAACCAGCTCCAGTCTCTGTCCCCACTTCAATTCCACTCCAATCTCCCACTCAAGTCATAACACCACCTCCTGCGCCAACCACAACTGTAGTTCCAGCTCCAACTGCAGTGCAGCCCTGTCAGCCTTGCTGGCCAGGCATCCAGTACCAGCCTCCTCAGCCACCAGCTCCAATTCAAGTTCAAGTCCCAAATCCAACTCCAACTCCAGTTCCAGTGCCTGCACCTGCTCCCAGCATCCATCCAAATGTACCAGGCTGGCCTGCAAATCCCGGCTGGCCCTATAACCCGGGACAATCAGGATGGCCTGGGCAGAATCCATCCATCATGCCTCCCCACTGGCTCCCACCCACATCTGGACCTCTA AGCGTGCCATACAACTTGAACCTGGCCCGAGGGGtgtatgacaaaatgatgaTGACGATCTTGGGCTATGTGAAACCTAACGCTAAAAT GTTCACAGTGAACTTCCTGAGAGGCAACGACATCGCCTTTCACATCAACCCCCGCTTCAACGAGGCGGGCAAGCAGGTGCTTGTCCGCAACCACAAACTGGGTGAACGCTGGGGTGCCGAAGAGAGAGACCTGAAGGGTCCCTTCCCTTTTGCGCTTGGGAGCCCTTTTGAG ATGAAGATCCTGTGCACGCCTGAGACGTTCAGGGTGGCAGTGAACAACATCCCCCTGTTTGAGTTCCGTCACCGCATCAGAGAGCTCAACCAGATCGACAGAATCAACATCTTGCATGATGTCGTCCTCACATACGTCAATGTGGAGACACTTCCTTAA
- the LOC101486653 gene encoding uncharacterized protein LOC101486653 isoform X3, which yields MDVSTSSNSQISTLHSDPLCGSCPSSGSAPQANSLWPSLSPSGAGFPTWPGQATQPAPCWTGQPNTPCWPGMQPAPVSVPTSIPLQSPTQVITPPPAPTTTVVPAPTAVQPCQPCWPGIQYQPPQPPAPIQVQVPNPTPTPVPVPAPAPSIHPNVPGWPANPGWPYNPGQSGWPGQNPSIMPPHWLPPTSGPLSVPYNLNLARGVYDKMMMTILGYVKPNAKMFTVNFLRGNDIAFHINPRFNEAGKQVLVRNHKLGERWGAEERDLKGPFPFALGSPFEVTFSWETLGLEKMERVGKSFVQAGPR from the exons ATGGATGTAAGTACTTCATCAAATTCTCAGATCTCTACTCTG cATTCTGATCCTCTGTGTGGCAGCTGCCCGTCCTCTGGTTCTGCCCCACAGGCTAACAGCCTTTGGCCCAGCCTGTCACCTTCTGGAGCTGGATTCCCCACTTGGCCAGGACAGGCCACTCAACCCGCACCGTGCTGGACAGGCCAGCCAAACACACCCTGCTGGCCTGGGATGCAACCAGCTCCAGTCTCTGTCCCCACTTCAATTCCACTCCAATCTCCCACTCAAGTCATAACACCACCTCCTGCGCCAACCACAACTGTAGTTCCAGCTCCAACTGCAGTGCAGCCCTGTCAGCCTTGCTGGCCAGGCATCCAGTACCAGCCTCCTCAGCCACCAGCTCCAATTCAAGTTCAAGTCCCAAATCCAACTCCAACTCCAGTTCCAGTGCCTGCACCTGCTCCCAGCATCCATCCAAATGTACCAGGCTGGCCTGCAAATCCCGGCTGGCCCTATAACCCGGGACAATCAGGATGGCCTGGGCAGAATCCATCCATCATGCCTCCCCACTGGCTCCCACCCACATCTGGACCTCTA AGCGTGCCATACAACTTGAACCTGGCCCGAGGGGtgtatgacaaaatgatgaTGACGATCTTGGGCTATGTGAAACCTAACGCTAAAAT GTTCACAGTGAACTTCCTGAGAGGCAACGACATCGCCTTTCACATCAACCCCCGCTTCAACGAGGCGGGCAAGCAGGTGCTTGTCCGCAACCACAAACTGGGTGAACGCTGGGGTGCCGAAGAGAGAGACCTGAAGGGTCCCTTCCCTTTTGCGCTTGGGAGCCCTTTTGAG GTCACTTTCTCATGGGAAACGTTAGGCCTCGAAAAAATGGAAAGGGTTGGAAAGTCGTTTGTGCAGGCGGGTCCTAGATAA